Proteins encoded by one window of Streptomyces sp. ALI-76-A:
- a CDS encoding serine/threonine-protein kinase yields MTEQKRRLILDYESLHSMPLGVHEVHVWWDPHLGNWLVGKCVDLAEFHDDADLIEPQLMERIKHRNIVPMRAVAGVPGYPQPMRVIEILMPYYEAGSITDALEDGRTFTPTKSLQIIQSALQGLREMHEHHGILHRDIKSPNLFLTDDADLVKIGDLGVAGRMDASGSTPAIQVAHLYSPPEIMIGPRVTAASDLYSLGVVLVELLAGKFDYASYSRTDVVDALQQGLPPLRTEDRKLPAWVCRRLRQLVAKVTHTDPARRFTTARDMSTDLAAVKIADWQQTEPGTWQAPHLWKDESWRVTAASADGGVQLTLLRRKQASWRRVGASQVAGTLQDGKALAYFEEANKRAVSRSTACVSTSSASAEHLIGATDLDSSTASGVTVNRARWPIPAGSRAPLRASCQTSPRTRRASMPCSAIIGARSWRHSSRPAPTEQAQSCSTSTSAAQACRGSERSGRRAMHRVNNAPCGLIASMPPPGSGTRSQAHYVASVPDREVPCKGAWIANRTRIRLTMTSTGWLPYSDKDRDRFYTAARASQAVGSGDVAQTRWLIDRPNS; encoded by the coding sequence GTGACCGAGCAGAAGCGACGCCTGATCCTGGACTACGAGTCCTTGCACAGCATGCCGCTGGGCGTCCACGAAGTACACGTGTGGTGGGACCCTCACCTGGGGAACTGGCTTGTCGGCAAGTGCGTCGATCTTGCCGAGTTTCACGACGACGCGGATCTGATCGAGCCTCAGCTCATGGAGAGGATCAAGCATCGCAATATCGTCCCTATGCGGGCCGTGGCCGGGGTTCCCGGCTATCCGCAGCCCATGCGCGTGATCGAGATCCTCATGCCGTACTACGAGGCGGGAAGCATCACCGACGCCCTGGAGGATGGCCGGACATTCACGCCAACGAAGTCCCTCCAAATCATCCAGTCGGCGCTTCAGGGACTGCGGGAGATGCACGAGCACCACGGAATCCTGCACCGTGACATCAAGAGCCCCAACCTGTTCCTCACCGATGATGCCGACCTCGTCAAGATCGGCGACCTGGGCGTGGCTGGCCGGATGGATGCTTCTGGATCCACGCCAGCCATTCAAGTGGCGCACCTCTACTCGCCCCCAGAGATCATGATCGGACCGCGCGTCACCGCAGCGTCGGACCTCTACTCCCTTGGCGTGGTCCTTGTGGAACTACTGGCGGGGAAGTTCGACTACGCGTCCTACAGCCGCACCGACGTCGTCGACGCGCTCCAACAGGGCCTTCCGCCACTGCGTACCGAGGACCGCAAACTGCCCGCTTGGGTCTGCCGACGCCTTCGTCAGCTGGTAGCCAAGGTCACACACACCGACCCGGCCCGGCGCTTCACGACCGCTCGCGACATGAGTACGGACCTGGCCGCAGTCAAGATCGCTGATTGGCAGCAAACCGAGCCCGGCACTTGGCAGGCCCCCCATCTGTGGAAGGACGAGAGCTGGAGGGTCACGGCGGCTTCCGCCGACGGCGGGGTCCAGCTAACCCTCCTGCGGCGCAAGCAGGCCTCCTGGCGGCGTGTCGGTGCGTCGCAGGTGGCCGGCACGCTGCAGGACGGAAAGGCGTTGGCCTATTTCGAGGAAGCCAACAAGCGAGCTGTGAGCCGATCGACTGCCTGCGTCAGTACTTCGTCGGCCTCGGCCGAGCATTTAATCGGTGCCACAGACCTGGACTCCTCGACAGCTTCCGGAGTCACGGTAAACCGCGCTAGGTGGCCGATACCTGCCGGTTCGAGAGCGCCGCTGCGTGCGAGTTGCCAGACCTCGCCTCGGACACGGCGGGCGTCGATGCCTTGCTCGGCGATCATCGGTGCCAGAAGCTGGCGCCACTCTTCGCGACCGGCTCCAACGGAGCAGGCCCAAAGCTGCTCAACCAGTACCTCCGCAGCCCAAGCGTGCCGCGGAAGCGAACGGTCAGGCAGGCGGGCGATGCACAGAGTCAACAATGCGCCCTGCGGACTCATCGCCTCCATGCCACCTCCCGGATCAGGCACTCGCTCACAGGCTCACTATGTCGCCAGCGTGCCTGACCGCGAGGTGCCGTGCAAGGGTGCATGGATCGCTAATCGCACCCGTATTCGATTGACGATGACTTCGACTGGATGGTTGCCGTACAGCGACAAAGACCGAGACCGCTTCTACACCGCTGCCAGAGCCAGTCAGGCGGTGGGCAGCGGCGATGTAGCTCAAACGCGATGGCTCATCGACCGGCCGAACTCGTGA
- a CDS encoding methyltransferase domain-containing protein, which produces MDVVGKAGSLLVVDDAVCPRELVQVIDGEEVASPLSGPDRGEAGCSSDCALMGVGSRALGDSAVLVDFDVARGASVYGKSFPAAAALPGSMAPVPHAKPGAQRRLKGEVVAEQLQRLAGLTPEEAGWDGTVLPAEGDKVPAGQVPQWRTRVQYAVDPDGNAGLRRHRSHEVEPIDHCMIAAEGVSELGIEKRDWAGMESVEAIAATGSQDRMVILEPRPGARLPLVELDRPVSVMRVEEHDGGIHRVHGRAFVRERADGRTHRVGSGGFWQVHPKAADTLVTAVMQGLLPRKGDMALDLYCGVGLFAGALADRLGDQGAVLGIESGKRAVEDARHNLAGFDRVRIEQGKVESVLPRTGITEVDLIVLDPPRAGAGRRTVGHLASLGARKIAYVACDPAALARDLGYFRDGGYRVRTLRVFDLFPMTHHVECVAILEPVAKGS; this is translated from the coding sequence GTGGACGTGGTCGGCAAGGCCGGTTCGCTCCTCGTCGTGGACGATGCCGTGTGCCCGCGCGAACTCGTCCAGGTCATCGATGGCGAAGAGGTCGCTTCGCCACTGTCCGGGCCAGACCGCGGAGAGGCGGGATGCTCCAGCGACTGCGCGTTGATGGGCGTCGGGTCCCGCGCCCTGGGTGACTCGGCCGTCCTCGTGGACTTCGATGTAGCACGTGGTGCCAGCGTGTACGGGAAGTCCTTCCCAGCGGCGGCAGCGCTTCCCGGTTCCATGGCCCCCGTCCCGCACGCCAAGCCGGGCGCCCAGCGCCGGCTCAAGGGCGAGGTCGTCGCCGAGCAGTTGCAGCGGCTCGCCGGCCTCACGCCGGAGGAGGCGGGCTGGGACGGCACGGTGCTGCCGGCCGAGGGCGACAAGGTCCCGGCGGGGCAGGTGCCGCAGTGGCGGACCCGCGTGCAGTACGCGGTGGACCCCGACGGCAACGCCGGACTGCGCCGCCACCGTTCGCACGAGGTGGAACCGATCGACCACTGCATGATCGCGGCGGAGGGCGTCAGCGAGCTGGGCATCGAGAAGCGGGACTGGGCGGGCATGGAGTCCGTCGAGGCGATCGCGGCGACGGGTTCGCAGGACCGCATGGTGATCCTGGAGCCGCGTCCCGGTGCCCGCCTGCCCCTCGTCGAACTCGACAGGCCCGTCTCCGTGATGCGCGTCGAGGAACACGACGGCGGCATCCACCGCGTCCACGGCCGCGCGTTCGTGCGAGAGCGCGCCGACGGCCGCACCCACCGCGTCGGCAGCGGCGGCTTCTGGCAGGTCCACCCGAAGGCCGCGGACACCCTCGTGACGGCCGTCATGCAGGGCCTGCTGCCCCGCAAGGGCGACATGGCCCTCGACCTGTACTGCGGCGTCGGCCTCTTCGCGGGCGCCCTCGCCGACCGGCTCGGCGACCAGGGCGCGGTCCTCGGCATCGAGTCCGGCAAGCGCGCGGTGGAGGACGCCCGCCACAACCTGGCCGGCTTCGACCGGGTACGGATCGAGCAGGGCAAGGTCGAGTCGGTCCTCCCGCGCACCGGGATCACCGAGGTCGACCTCATCGTCCTGGACCCGCCGCGGGCGGGCGCGGGACGCAGGACGGTCGGCCACCTGGCGTCCCTGGGCGCCCGCAAGATCGCGTACGTGGCGTGCGATCCGGCCGCGCTGGCGCGGGACCTGGGGTACTTCCGGGACGGGGGGTATCGGGTGCGGACGTTGCGGGTGTTCGATCTGTTTCCGATGACGCACCATGTGGAGTGCGTTGCCATCCTTGAACCGGTTGCGAAGGGCTCCTGA
- a CDS encoding Crp/Fnr family transcriptional regulator, with protein MYQPHAMVIGDELWARLKALAPQCVRPARSVLLRQGDPATHVIVLESGSTLITLAGDCGQRTLLAVRGAGELLGELAVLDSQPRTATVIAAETCRIRIIPAAAFLTFVEEHDLLAPLLRHAIARVRESEAVRLELATASVPLRLASALSRLVEAASTSASDLAVRLTQTELSQMIGASRNAVVNALKPWREQDWVRTASGGGLLVRDIHSIQSHARTQE; from the coding sequence GTGTATCAGCCGCATGCCATGGTGATCGGCGACGAGTTGTGGGCACGCCTGAAGGCACTCGCACCGCAGTGCGTCAGGCCCGCTCGGAGCGTGCTGCTCCGCCAGGGAGATCCAGCAACGCACGTGATCGTGCTGGAGTCCGGGTCAACTTTGATCACCCTGGCCGGGGACTGCGGGCAAAGGACGCTTCTTGCTGTGCGCGGCGCCGGCGAATTGCTCGGGGAGCTGGCCGTACTGGACTCACAGCCGCGTACCGCCACGGTCATCGCCGCCGAGACCTGCCGCATCCGCATCATCCCGGCTGCCGCCTTCCTCACGTTCGTCGAGGAGCATGATCTGCTCGCCCCGCTGCTGCGCCATGCCATCGCCCGGGTCAGAGAGTCGGAAGCTGTCCGCCTCGAACTGGCCACCGCGTCAGTGCCACTGCGCCTGGCCTCGGCCCTGTCCCGACTGGTCGAAGCCGCATCCACCTCGGCCTCGGATCTTGCCGTGCGTCTGACACAGACGGAGCTGTCCCAGATGATCGGCGCCTCCCGCAACGCGGTGGTCAACGCGCTCAAGCCGTGGCGCGAGCAGGACTGGGTCCGCACCGCCTCCGGTGGCGGGCTCCTCGTTCGCGACATCCATTCGATTCAGTCGCACGCGCGTACGCAGGAGTGA
- a CDS encoding class I SAM-dependent RNA methyltransferase, with the protein MQAEPNKPQADASAVSLVGEEYEVEVGPVAHGGHCVARTDEGQVLFVRHALPGERVVARVTEGEEGARFLRADAVSVLTPSKDRIEAPCPYAGPGRCGGCDWQHAKPGAQRRLKGEVVAEQLQRLAGLTPEEAGWDGTVLPAEGDKVPAGQVPQWRTRVQYAVDPDGNAGLRRHRSHEVEPIDHCMIAAEGVSELGIEKRDWAGMESVEAIAATGSQDRMVILEPRPGARLPLVELDRPVSVMRVEEHDGGIHRVHGRAFVRERADGRTHRVGSGGFWQVHPKAADTLVTAVMQGLLPRKGDMALDLYCGVGLFAGALADRLGDQGAVLGIESGKRAVEDARHNLAGFDRVRIEQGKVESVLPRTGITEVDLIVLDPPRAGAGRRTVGHLASLGARKIAYVACDPAALARDLGYFRDGGYRVRTLRVFDLFPMTHHVECVAILEPVAKGS; encoded by the coding sequence ATGCAGGCAGAACCGAACAAACCGCAGGCGGACGCGTCGGCGGTGTCGCTGGTCGGGGAGGAGTACGAGGTCGAGGTCGGTCCCGTCGCCCACGGCGGTCACTGCGTCGCCCGTACGGACGAGGGCCAGGTGCTGTTCGTCCGGCACGCGCTGCCCGGTGAGCGGGTCGTGGCGCGGGTGACCGAGGGCGAGGAGGGTGCCCGGTTCCTGCGGGCGGACGCGGTGTCGGTGCTGACCCCCTCCAAGGACCGGATCGAGGCGCCCTGCCCGTACGCCGGCCCCGGGCGCTGCGGCGGCTGCGACTGGCAGCACGCCAAGCCGGGCGCCCAGCGCCGGCTCAAGGGCGAGGTCGTCGCCGAGCAGTTGCAGCGGCTCGCCGGCCTCACGCCGGAGGAGGCGGGCTGGGACGGCACGGTGCTGCCGGCCGAGGGCGACAAGGTCCCGGCGGGGCAGGTGCCGCAGTGGCGGACCCGCGTGCAGTACGCGGTGGACCCCGACGGCAACGCCGGACTGCGCCGCCACCGTTCGCACGAGGTGGAACCGATCGACCACTGCATGATCGCGGCGGAGGGCGTCAGCGAGCTGGGCATCGAGAAGCGGGACTGGGCGGGCATGGAGTCCGTCGAGGCGATCGCGGCGACGGGTTCGCAGGACCGCATGGTGATCCTGGAGCCGCGTCCCGGTGCCCGCCTGCCCCTCGTCGAACTCGACAGGCCCGTCTCCGTGATGCGCGTCGAGGAACACGACGGCGGCATCCACCGCGTCCACGGCCGCGCGTTCGTGCGAGAGCGCGCCGACGGCCGCACCCACCGCGTCGGCAGCGGCGGCTTCTGGCAGGTCCACCCGAAGGCCGCGGACACCCTCGTGACGGCCGTCATGCAGGGCCTGCTGCCCCGCAAGGGCGACATGGCCCTCGACCTGTACTGCGGCGTCGGCCTCTTCGCGGGCGCCCTCGCCGACCGGCTCGGCGACCAGGGCGCGGTCCTCGGCATCGAGTCCGGCAAGCGCGCGGTGGAGGACGCCCGCCACAACCTGGCCGGCTTCGACCGGGTACGGATCGAGCAGGGCAAGGTCGAGTCGGTCCTCCCGCGCACCGGGATCACCGAGGTCGACCTCATCGTCCTGGACCCGCCGCGGGCGGGCGCGGGACGCAGGACGGTCGGCCACCTGGCGTCCCTGGGCGCCCGCAAGATCGCGTACGTGGCGTGCGATCCGGCCGCGCTGGCGCGGGACCTGGGGTACTTCCGGGACGGGGGGTATCGGGTGCGGACGTTGCGGGTGTTCGATCTGTTTCCGATGACGCACCATGTGGAGTGCGTTGCCATCCTTGAACCGGTTGCGAAGGGCTCCTGA
- a CDS encoding site-specific integrase has product METQFARGALRDARAGEISFNDWHNRWWNARIVEPHTLRGDASSIRNHVLPYLADWEMRAITRMDIQSWIRALVEKGAGASAIKRAYNLTSSMMRAAVDDDVIAVSPCRNIDLPAIAVKPPQWFMLDQAQSILDELPTPWRTMCLLGFYTGLRWGELSGLHRHRIDQRRSRLFVVEVNTKSGIKEYPKSSKSRREVPLPPHVLEALERHIHRLERDDVVFTTITKGRAGRLLSDSNWRTQTWWPAVDAACYFDGDGEQKPVPHYPPHSMRHTCASWLVQKGVSLYEVQHLLGHESFQTTQRYAHLQPDAHKAVLGAWERLDAPLTIAA; this is encoded by the coding sequence ATGGAGACTCAGTTCGCCCGTGGCGCCCTGCGAGACGCACGTGCGGGCGAGATCTCCTTCAACGACTGGCACAACCGATGGTGGAACGCCCGCATCGTCGAGCCCCACACCCTGCGGGGCGACGCCTCCAGCATCAGGAACCACGTACTGCCGTATTTGGCCGACTGGGAGATGCGGGCCATCACCCGCATGGACATCCAGAGCTGGATCCGCGCCCTCGTGGAGAAGGGCGCGGGAGCATCCGCGATCAAGCGGGCCTACAACCTGACGTCCTCCATGATGCGCGCGGCCGTCGACGACGACGTGATCGCGGTGAGCCCCTGCCGCAACATCGACCTGCCCGCCATCGCGGTCAAACCGCCACAGTGGTTCATGCTCGACCAGGCACAGAGCATCCTGGACGAACTGCCCACGCCTTGGCGGACGATGTGCCTGCTCGGCTTCTACACAGGGCTGCGCTGGGGCGAACTCTCCGGTCTTCACCGCCACCGCATCGACCAGCGTCGATCGCGCTTGTTCGTGGTGGAGGTCAACACCAAGAGCGGCATCAAGGAGTACCCGAAGAGCTCCAAGAGCCGCCGTGAAGTCCCGCTTCCGCCTCACGTCCTGGAGGCCCTCGAACGCCACATTCACCGGCTCGAACGGGACGACGTGGTGTTCACCACCATCACCAAGGGCCGTGCCGGTCGCCTCCTCAGCGACAGCAACTGGCGCACCCAGACGTGGTGGCCGGCCGTTGATGCCGCCTGCTACTTCGACGGCGACGGCGAGCAAAAGCCTGTCCCGCACTACCCGCCGCACTCCATGCGCCACACCTGCGCCTCATGGCTGGTCCAGAAGGGAGTCTCGCTCTACGAGGTCCAGCACCTCCTCGGTCACGAGAGCTTCCAGACCACCCAGCGGTATGCCCACCTACAGCCGGACGCGCACAAGGCCGTGCTCGGAGCCTGGGAGCGTCTTGACGCCCCGCTGACCATTGCCGCATAG
- a CDS encoding APC family permease has translation MSKLTDVPKRILIGRALRSDRLGETLLPKRIALPVFASDPLSSVAYAPGEVLLVLSIAGVSAYHFSPWIALAVVVLMFTVVASYRQNVHAYPSGGGDYEVANTNLGPKAGLTVASALLVDYVLTVAVSISSGIENLGSAVPFVVEHKVFCAVGVIVLLTLMNLRGVRESGSLFAIPTYVFVTGVFLMIAWGAFRGLVLDDTLRAPTAGYEIKPEHEGLAGFALVFLLLRAFSSGCAALTGVEAISNGVPAFRKPKSKNAASTLALMGLLAVTMFCGIIALASFTKVRMAENPAVDLLDNGVAVGADYVQNPVISQVAEAVFGKDSFLFIVLAAATALVLFLAANTAYNGFPLLGSILAQDRYLPRQLHTRGDRLAFSNGIVLLAGAAALLVWVYGADSTRLIQLYIVGVFVSFTLSQTGMVRHWNRHLATEKDPAKRRHMVRSRAINAFGAFFTGLVLVVVLVTKFTHGAWVALLGMVIFYVTMSAIRRHYDRVSEEIAAPDGPSDDMVRPSRVHSVVLISKLHRPTLRALAYAKLMRSDTLEALSVNVDPAETKALRAEWERRGIDVPLKVLDSPYREITRPVIEYVKSLRKESPRDAVSVIIPEYVVGHWYEQLLHNQSALRLKGRLLFTPGVMVTSVPYQLQSSEAAKKRAGRRQDWNAPGAVRRGPAQDRSKEPGTKS, from the coding sequence GTGTCCAAACTGACCGACGTGCCCAAACGGATCCTGATCGGGCGCGCACTGCGCAGTGATCGGCTCGGGGAAACGCTCCTGCCGAAGCGCATCGCCCTCCCCGTCTTCGCCTCCGACCCGCTGTCCTCCGTGGCGTACGCGCCGGGCGAGGTGCTGCTGGTCCTGTCCATCGCGGGCGTGTCGGCGTACCACTTCAGCCCCTGGATCGCGCTCGCGGTCGTGGTGCTCATGTTCACCGTGGTCGCCTCCTACCGGCAGAACGTGCACGCCTACCCGAGCGGTGGCGGCGACTACGAGGTGGCCAACACCAACCTCGGCCCCAAGGCGGGCCTCACGGTCGCCAGCGCCCTGCTGGTCGACTACGTCCTCACCGTCGCCGTGTCGATCTCGTCCGGCATCGAGAACCTCGGCTCCGCGGTGCCGTTCGTGGTCGAGCACAAGGTGTTCTGCGCGGTCGGCGTGATCGTGCTGCTCACCCTGATGAACCTGCGCGGGGTCAGGGAGTCGGGCTCGCTGTTCGCGATTCCGACGTACGTCTTCGTCACGGGCGTCTTCCTCATGATCGCGTGGGGAGCGTTCCGCGGGCTGGTCCTCGACGACACCCTGCGGGCGCCGACCGCCGGGTACGAGATCAAGCCCGAACACGAGGGCCTGGCGGGCTTCGCCCTCGTCTTCCTCCTGCTGCGCGCCTTCTCCTCCGGCTGTGCCGCGCTGACCGGCGTCGAGGCCATCTCCAACGGCGTCCCGGCGTTTCGCAAGCCCAAGTCCAAGAACGCGGCGAGCACCCTCGCGTTGATGGGCCTGCTCGCCGTCACCATGTTCTGCGGCATCATCGCGCTGGCCTCGTTCACCAAGGTCCGCATGGCCGAGAACCCGGCCGTCGACCTGCTCGACAACGGCGTCGCGGTCGGTGCGGACTACGTGCAGAACCCGGTCATCTCACAGGTCGCCGAGGCCGTCTTCGGCAAGGACAGCTTCCTGTTCATCGTGCTGGCCGCGGCCACCGCGCTGGTGCTGTTCCTGGCCGCGAACACCGCGTACAACGGCTTCCCGCTGCTCGGCTCGATCCTCGCGCAGGACCGCTACCTGCCCCGCCAGCTGCACACCCGCGGCGACCGCCTCGCCTTCTCCAACGGCATCGTGCTGCTGGCCGGCGCGGCCGCACTGCTGGTGTGGGTCTACGGCGCCGACTCGACGCGGCTGATCCAGCTGTACATCGTCGGCGTGTTCGTGTCGTTCACGCTGAGCCAGACCGGCATGGTCCGCCACTGGAACCGGCATCTGGCCACCGAGAAGGACCCGGCCAAGCGCCGCCACATGGTCCGCTCCCGCGCGATCAACGCGTTCGGAGCCTTCTTCACCGGCCTGGTGCTGGTCGTCGTCCTCGTCACCAAGTTCACGCACGGCGCGTGGGTGGCCCTGCTCGGCATGGTGATCTTCTACGTGACGATGTCGGCCATCCGCCGGCACTACGACCGGGTGTCCGAGGAGATCGCCGCCCCCGACGGCCCGAGCGACGACATGGTCCGGCCCTCCCGGGTGCACTCGGTCGTGCTGATCTCGAAGCTGCACCGGCCCACCCTGCGGGCGCTGGCCTACGCCAAGCTGATGCGCTCGGACACCCTGGAGGCGCTCAGCGTCAACGTCGACCCGGCCGAGACCAAGGCGCTGCGCGCGGAGTGGGAGCGGCGCGGGATCGACGTACCGCTGAAGGTCCTCGACTCGCCGTACCGCGAGATCACGCGGCCGGTCATCGAGTACGTGAAGAGCCTGCGCAAGGAGTCGCCGCGCGACGCCGTCTCGGTGATCATCCCCGAGTACGTGGTCGGTCACTGGTACGAGCAGCTGCTGCACAACCAGAGCGCGCTGCGGCTGAAGGGCCGGCTGCTGTTCACGCCGGGTGTCATGGTGACCTCGGTGCCCTATCAGTTGCAGTCCTCCGAGGCGGCGAAGAAGCGGGCCGGCAGGCGGCAGGACTGGAACGCGCCCGGTGCGGTGCGGCGGGGGCCGGCGCAGGACCGGAGCAAGGAGCCGGGGACGAAGAGCTGA
- a CDS encoding IS481 family transposase, which yields MPHRNAPLTETGRLRLARCVVEDGWTLRRAAERFQVSPTTAQRWADRYRRSGEAGMSDRSSRPRTSPRRMPTRIERRIIKVRVLRRWGPARIAYLLRLNPSTVHRVLARYKLARLAHLDRATGRVIRRYERSAPGELVHVDIKKLGNIPDGGGHKTLGRQAGRKTRSGVGYSYLHNAVDDHSRLAYSEIHADEKKETATAFWGRAQTFFAQAGITVQRVLTDNGSCYRSRDWREALATAGITHKRTRPYRPQTNGKVERFNRTLLDEWAYARPYRTETERRDAYPGWLHTYNHHRGHTALKGQPPASRVPNLTGQYN from the coding sequence GTGCCCCACCGTAATGCACCCCTGACCGAGACCGGCCGTCTGCGTCTGGCTCGCTGCGTGGTCGAGGACGGCTGGACCCTGCGCAGGGCCGCCGAACGCTTCCAGGTCTCGCCGACCACCGCCCAGCGGTGGGCCGACCGCTACCGTCGATCCGGTGAGGCAGGCATGAGCGACCGCTCCAGCCGCCCGCGCACCAGCCCGCGCCGGATGCCGACCCGCATCGAGCGGCGGATCATCAAGGTCCGCGTTCTGCGCCGCTGGGGACCGGCCCGCATCGCCTATCTGCTGCGGTTGAACCCGTCCACGGTGCACCGGGTCCTGGCCCGCTACAAGCTGGCCCGTCTCGCTCATCTCGACCGCGCTACCGGGCGGGTGATCCGCCGCTACGAACGGTCAGCGCCGGGCGAGTTGGTGCACGTGGACATCAAGAAGCTCGGCAACATCCCCGACGGCGGCGGCCACAAGACCCTGGGCCGCCAGGCCGGCCGCAAGACCCGCTCCGGCGTCGGTTACAGCTACCTGCACAACGCCGTCGACGATCACTCCCGCCTCGCCTACAGCGAGATCCACGCAGACGAGAAGAAGGAAACCGCAACCGCCTTCTGGGGCCGGGCCCAGACGTTCTTCGCCCAGGCCGGGATCACCGTCCAGCGGGTGCTGACCGACAACGGCTCCTGCTACCGCTCACGCGACTGGCGCGAAGCCCTTGCCACAGCCGGGATCACCCACAAGCGAACCCGCCCCTACCGGCCGCAGACGAACGGCAAGGTCGAGCGCTTCAACCGCACCCTGCTGGACGAGTGGGCCTACGCCCGCCCCTACCGCACAGAGACTGAACGACGCGACGCATACCCCGGCTGGCTGCACACCTACAATCACCACCGCGGACACACCGCGCTGAAAGGCCAACCACCCGCCAGCCGCGTCCCCAACCTCACGGGTCAGTACAACTAG